Genomic window (Magnolia sinica isolate HGM2019 chromosome 6, MsV1, whole genome shotgun sequence):
CGCTTTCCAAGGTTCGTTACTTTCGACCATTCCCTCGATCGGAGGCCGACTTCGTCTTCGCCGATCAATTTCATGTCGGAGGTTAGTGGGGGGCAGAACGGCAGTAGCGGAATGAGCGAGGGCCGGCTCGGATGGACCTTGAGGCtgacttttctgagggattgttAGTTGCGGAGCATCAGGCTCAGGATCAACAACTTGCTGTGGGGCGTTAGCCATCTGAACACCCGGCGGAACTTGTTGCCAGTGTATTTGTTCCAACAGCTGTTTCATGATGTTGATGTCGGATCTGAGTTCCTGTACCTCTTTATCCATCGCCCATTACCTCGGTTCCGCTCAATGTTCCTCGTCCCAGCAGAGGTCACTGGTCGAGCAACAGAATTCTGGCCTTGAGTTCCTCGAACAGCATTTGCATCCGATGGCTCAACGGCGGCAGCTTCATTCGGATCTTCTGGGACCGTTCTTCAAGTAACCACCATTAAAGCACGTTTTTCAACCTCTGAATAGAGCGTAGGAAATGGCTTTTTGTATCGGTTCccatagacggcgccaaactgttgatgcaaaaatctggtcatCCTTCCTGATACCTTTgggtacctgcacaggaagaagacaaaggagaccctagctagagcagggaaccctctgatgccaaagtcaggctaggaatctcgGTCTTATAGTATTGAGAGGGTTTGAGAGAGAGTTTTTTGCATACTTTTCATTCTTGGAGTCTCTCCTATTTATAAAAAGAGGAGGATCCCGCCGTATGGGGATTCTTTCCCGAtattttagagatttgatttagaTGATATTTTGTTTATGGATACTTCCCGATCCCGAAATTTCTGAGATCGGGGATCCTTCTACAAAATTCTCAGGACGatgtttaagattacaccgtctctcctttgCTTGACTTGGCCTCAATAGATCCGTAATCTCGGCTGGCTCTCATAGGAGACTTTTTTCCTACTATCGGACAAAACTGGGTCGGTTCAAGGCCGATGTTTTCCTTCTATCCGATAGTCGATACTACAACCAACCATACATGAGTTATTTTTATAGTCAGTCAGGCGGCTTTCTGATTTAGGACCTTTAACAGATCTTTTTAAACGTTGCTGCCTCATTAATcgagtcaacttgatgtgtcctatacttgcctaaggctctcgactctcaAATTCGGTCAGGATTCATTTTCCACAAATCCGAACAAGTCTCTCTTTTGGCTTTATCTTGCTCAATCCGAACTATTGGATCAGATCCTTCGGTCggttttagtagagttggtcTATTCTATAACCGAGTTTAcgaacttgtcatatttttttccCCAAAAGTTACCACTATTAATCTAATATCCAACACCGTTTTCTCTGTTGATTTAGTCGACCTCAATTCCGAATCCACACAAGAATTCAAGGATCTTGTATGGGGAATTATGGAAGATGGAGGGAAGCCTAATCTGGCGGACTACTTCCCGTTGATCAGGCCGATGGATCCACGTGGCATAAGGCGTCGCATGACCGTGAAATTCCAAAAGCTGCATACAATTTTTGATCAATTGATCGATCAACGTGTACGGTCACGATAGATGCCAGACACTCCCGGAAGGAACGATTTCTTAGACGTGCTTCTTGATCAAATTGAAGAGAGCGGCTCGGAGCTCGATCGCCATGACATTAAAACTCTACTTGCGGTAATATTTCCATTTccgttttgttttcttttctgtgATGATCATGGACATGGATGAATCGTTGCCAAGATCTATGTTACAAAGGGACCTGAAATGTCCAAcattacatggcccacctgacagGCGGTAGCTCAATTTTTGGTCACCACCCATATATAGTGGGTCCTGCCTGATGAACGGATCGGATCATGAGAGCATGTCCCATGGACTGAGTTTCTTGGCAAGTCTAGCTGTACGACTAGTTCTTATttttcataatcatattaaaCAACGGAGTTCGGATCGCCTGTGTTGAACGCACGGGGAAATTCAGTGCCGTCGCTTTTCATTGGTCCGCTGGTCCGCTTCATCGTCAATGCAACCAGGTCAGAAAGACGCGGTTTTCTCTCTCCTAAAGAAATTGCTTGTTACTAAATTAACTTTTTAACGTCCGGAACTGCTCTAcgcccccaccatgatttatttgttagaTGCAAACCGTccaattttttcatattattatagagcataagcccaaaaacaagacgcatccaaagctcaagtgaaccacacggtAGGATGAAACACTTTTCAGGGTCCTTGTGtgatttatttaccatctaacctcttcataaccATAGGGGCATGAAaacatgaattgaaaaaaaaaaaaaaaaaaaaacataaatattagtttcAACATAGCCTTACgaggccccaaaaagttttcaacggtatatgTCCAAATTCATGTTGCTTCAGCCTTCTTGAGACTTAGACCTACCTcaatttaattataaattatctttattatttcatGCCCTAAATTATTAAGAAAATATGAATGGACAGGGTGGTCTATTTACACTTTGGATGTACATACCTCATATTTTAGCTCACGCTctagaattatctaaaaattttATTAGATgatgtggatctaacacaaaaaTCATGATGGCCCAAGTAAGTTCTACAGCTTAAAAATTCAACATGTTTTTGTAAGCCGGAGTCATTGGAGAAGCGACGACGGTTGAATTTCTCGTGCCTTCGACACCAACAATCAACAGTGCTAAAGAAAGAGGTATTATATGAAGCTGGTTGAAACAGTACACTTCGGGATTTAAGTTGTAGAGGTGGGACCAtggtttaatgatccaaaccattggtatgaTCGAGCACTTTGCCTGGGGATTGAATGAATGTACCCTGACAATTCATAACCTTTTTCTTTTTCGGTGATGAACCGCTgctgtttcttttctttctacaatttaTTTGGTCATCGCCTATTAAAGGGTTAGGAACTTCCAAGTTGCAGCTTGAGAATTCTTTGGTCGTGGATTGTCTACTAGCTCTGCCACCACCGTCCTATGTGgcccccactatgatatgtgtattATTCTAGTTGCTTATCTATTTTTCTGATCATTTTAAGACGTGAGCCGGAAAGCGTAATTGATTCAAATTTTAAATGAACCACAAAATtgcggtgattgaacgcccatcattgaaaacttcgtAAGCTTATGTAATATTTACCTGCCATCCAGCCTGTTGCgaaggcatggatgaatggaaaacacagcTACATgcaacttcatccaaaacctttgtggcctatgttatgcttttaatggtgggcgttcaatcaacaagGGTCCTGTATTAGGGtgcacatgaaatttggatctgcctctttttgtttttttttggctcatgccctgaaatgatttggaaaaaaaatggatggaccgcatggatagtggagcccacaaagcgCAGTACAGTAGCTATTGGATAGCTGACAgcatcagtaggcaatccacATTGAGTTTTTtgggtgcatgggccatccacaatGGGGGTCTAAAATATCATCAATTGATCACCGGGCCCAACCTGCACATAACAAAAACCTGTATATCAAGTTATAATCATTCGAAGCGGATTAGGAATTATTGGGTAACGCCTTTAGCGGGTGTTGGTGTTACtctcactgtggagcccactttgatggtgtgttgtatatccatgacatccatccattttttccagcaTATTTTAAGAAGGTActcctaaaaattaagcagaccTATATCTCAGGTAGACTTAGGCCTGTCAACGGGCTGAGCCTGGCGTAGTTCTCAGCTTGGATTTTGGACCGTGTCTGGGCAGGCTGTTGGGATGGCTCTAGTCAGAGATCTGATTTTTAACGCACGAGGCCCATTGTATGCCTTGGTAGACTAGGCCATaggtaacagtggtgattgaacacccaccgtacAAAAACCTTCCCGATGCCCATGTAAGAAGATtaataatgcttattttccatccaacccgttgataatgtcaatcagaccttgatgaagtgaaaatacaaagatcatcttgatccaacatTTCTATGACCTACAAAATATTTTAGTGATCATTCACCACCTTTTCTAGCggtatggtccaccagagatttggatctgcttgatttttgtgaTCACGACCTAAAATAAGTCAAAAAtacggatggatggcttggatatacaacctactcatcaaggtgggccccaaatagtaGATAACACCCACTAATGTACTACCGAGGTAACACCAAATCGCTCGATGATACCACCAAATCAAAAGCTGGTCTGACGCCTTGTACGCGCAATTTGTATGACTTGCTCACTTTTCTTTTGTCGGTGGCGCTTCGGTGGACCCCAGGATACACCAAGGTAGGTTGGATCCTTGACAGTGGGGCCACTTTAATTTACGTATCTTTACGCTGTTTATCCGATTTGAAAACTCCTACTCATTTTAGTATGTCCTGCGGAAaataaatcagatccaaatctacgGTGGACTATGaaacaggaaacagtagtaatagAGTTTTAAAATCTTCTCATGAATGtttatgtggtctcttcatccaggtccgtgacCATATCAAACCGTTGTATATTGTACGGTGAATAAATGTTCTGGTGGATTGCCATACTTGCCACACATTGTCCATTTGCGGCCCACCTAATTCTTAGACATGTCCGTGACCATACCCACTTGTTATCATGAATAAGTTGTTTTATGATAATCAAGATTCATCGATGATGCAACTTTTGATTCTTGGAGTTGAATGAGAGCCGCTCAAATTTTTCCTTTCATTGCTCTAAACTCATCCAATGATGGCAAGCCACAGCTTAAATTTCCAACATGGCCCGAGCATTTAGGCCCAATGAGCCACGACACGTGATGCATCCTGAGTTTCCACAAAGATGAAAGGAACTCATTGGCAAAgttgacggttcagatcatgggACCACTCAGCATGTTGGCCCATTAAGCCGCGACACGCTGGATCTTGTGCCGCAGGCAAAACAAACCCATTTAATAGGATGAAACCAACCGTACGATGTATTCTGCAGTACATTTTTGTTGCGGAGAGTGACACAAGCTCGAGCACACTCGAATGGGCCATGTCGGAGTTGCTACGTAACCCACAAACCATGGCAACCGCACGATCGGAGATCACTGAAACCATCGGCACAGGAAAACAAGTGGAGGACATTGCTGGATGCCATACTTGCAAGCCGTCGTAAAGGAGACCCTACGCCTGCACCCACCGGTTCCACTCATCCCACGCAGAGCTGAATCCAACGCGGAAATCCGTGGATTCACCATACCGAAGCACGCCCAAGTGCTCGTCAATGCATGGGCCATCGGCAGGGATGGGAATACTTGGGTGGACCCCACTTCCTTCACCCATGGTAGGTTCTTAGGTTCTGAGGTTGACTTCAAAGGCCGAGATTTCGAGCTCATACCGTTCGGTGCTGGCCGTCGGATCTGTCCCGGAATGCCGCTTGCCAAACGGATGTTGCACTTGATGCTGGCTTCACTTCTACATTCGTTTGCATGGAAGTTTCGTGATGGGATGACCCCACAGGAGATGGACATGAGTAATAAGGTCGGCTTCACCTTACTGAAGACGGTTCCACTTTGTGCTGTCCCCGTGCAGGGTTGATACCATATCTCTTTCTACGGTCAGATTACTGTGTTTGTCGTATCATGGTGACTCATCCGCTGTACATGTGGCATAAAAATGTGTATTATTACAGACCGTCTAAATGGTAGGAGCTATAATTGATTGGGCATATATCGTGGAGGTTATCCTGATGAAGTGGTCCTAAACGTTCAAGTGGTACGGACACCCAATGAACGATATAAAGGAAAATGTCCAGAGGTTCGAATTAACGCTGATATCAGATGCTTAAGAACGCCTTatcttatattttaaattaagAGTATCAAAAAATTGTGGTGTACTGTACTTGCAAACTGTGGTGTATGATACATAAGCACTCATAAATTACTTAAATAATGCATAGGTTGCTTatcttatattttaaattaaactaaagtATCAAAGTGGTGGACACTTAGTGGACGGTTGTAAATGAAAAATATCGAATGGTTTTATTGATAGCTTATCTTTTCTAGAAGTTCATGTTAGATGCCATTGATACTTTACTTTCAGATCTGATCTGCTTTCCAACATTATCTTTGATATTACTTGTTGAGAATTGTCAAAACACATAGTAGAATCAGGCAAAATAATCACAATGGCACAAACAAACCCAATAAGAAATCAATCCGAATTTTAAGTGAAAAAAATTCATTCAGGAAAAAATCACAATACAAAGCAACAattaatgcactatgaaagcaatattacaagagatagtAGATCTTACCGATTCTAACAATTCAAGAATCTCCTTTGGAATCCTAGCTATGCCTTTGAACCCATTAGAACAACTTAGAAAGCCCTAAGCTCTTCCCTAatcctgattacacatgatatataAACTACTAAActagaataagaaacaaatcgtGCACTTACGCAAAACTGTGTTCGCCTTCGATGTGTACATCAAAGAccagtcgatgacattgaagatcctTCGATGACCTAAAGTAGAAACCTTCAAAACAGTCTAGCAATTAACAatgatttttctgaattttctcgatgggatcgagcatttgtcgatgacatcgacatctACTTAATGGGATTGAGTggtttgtcgatgacatcgacaaacccTGTTACAGACAGATTTTAGACATTAGATAACAATCctcaccatgtctttaatcttcattaGCTATTACTCATTTACCATAACCATCTCTAATTGTCTTCCATCACAACTTCATCGTCGCTTATCGTGCACATTCTGACCTCATTAAGGCTTCCCTGAgcttagagaagttgcacaaaaattgaacttctctataagaaCCACCTTCGTAAGTTTGTCAcacggataaaatgatgatgtaCATAATATGTTTAgcacgtgagtgataaatagagttCTTCGCTAAATTAATCACGCTTTCGTTATCACAATTAACAGGCAtgacctcctgctgaagtccaaactgatttatcatccccctcaacCAAACTAGCTCCTTGAATGCTtccatcactgccatatactcagcttcgattgtggaaagagccaccacggactgaaaTTTTAATATCCAATTGGTCGCTCCACCTGCTAACACAAATAAGTAATGTCCATACTAACCGCATAATCTGAATCCATATAGCTTA
Coding sequences:
- the LOC131249523 gene encoding cytochrome P450 76T24-like; this encodes MPYLQAVVKETLRLHPPVPLIPRRAESNAEIRGFTIPKHAQVLVNAWAIGRDGNTWVDPTSFTHGRFLGSEVDFKGRDFELIPFGAGRRICPGMPLAKRMLHLMLASLLHSFAWKFRDGMTPQEMDMSNKVGFTLLKTVPLCAVPVQG